The genomic DNA caagtcatgtctgtgagaaaatatttgcaaaatgctaTGACAAAGTGctacatccagaatatataaaggactcttacaattcagtaataagaagacaaacaacccaatttaaatcAGGTGAatgataaactgtggtacatccatactatggaatactactcatCAATTAGAAGGAACAAACTACCGGCATGTCTAACAATCTGAATGAATCTCCACAGAATTATGCCGAGTGAAAACAGCAAATTCCAAAGTttgtatactgtatgattccaattatatagtattttcaaaatgacaaaattatagaaatagagaACAGATTAGGGATTCCCAGGAGTCAGGGACAGGGCAGGAGGGAAGCTAGTGTGGCTATAGAGGGGCAGCACGAGGACTCCTAGTGGGATGGTAATGTTCTGTACATTGACTACATCAATGTCAATATTCTGGTTATGATACATACTATagattatttcttacaactgcatgtgaatcttcaaatatatcaaaataaagtttaattttaaagaaaaatgggcaaaagatttgaacagatgtCACCAAAGAAGGTATATGGATggctaataagcatatgaaaagatactcagtaTCACtcattaaggaaatgtaaattaaaaccacaataagatactacTACCCACCAACCTGAATGATCTAAGAAgcttttagaagataatataaagTATTGATGAGGATAAGGAACAACTAGAAGTCTCAGACACTGCCGATGGGAATTCTAAAcggcactttggaaaacagtttggcagttacttaCAGAGTTAAACATACACTTTCCATACAACCTAGTAATACCATGTACAGATATTTacccaatagaaatgaaaaagattttcACACAAAATtctgtacatgaatgtttttGGCAGATTTGTTCATAATCACCAAACCTccagaagcaacccaaatgtctaccaACTGATAAGTGGATAAACTGAGGTACATACACAGAATGGAAGACTAGTCAGCAATAAACAGGAATAAACCACTGTTATAGTCAACGAtacagatgaatctcaaaaacattatctCAAGTGAAAGACAGTCTCAAAAGGCTACATACCACATGAATTCATTTATATGACATACTGGTAAAAGCGAAATCAGAggaacagaaagcagatcagtggtagCCAAGGACTGGGCGTGCGGGGAAGGTTCTGACTAAAGAGGGGCAGAGGGgaaattttgggggtggggtgttgCTAGTTCCAGGGCCATATACCTTTGCCAGTACTCAGAATTGAAAAGAGTGAATTTACTGTGTGTAAAGCATACCTCAATAAAcctaactttgaaaaatatatatgaaaaccaatttaaaaaaaaaatcaatgtaatgtctatcaatgatgaatggataaataaaatgtggcatacacatacaatagaatattatctTCTCATAGAAAGGAATTAAGTACCCATATATactacaacatggacaaaccttgaaaacactatgctaagtaaaaacatatataaaagccACATATTATgtcatttcatttatatgaaatttccagaaccagcaaatccatagagacagaaagtagattagcgcTTGCCTAATGACTGCTAACGGGTATTGGGTTTCTTTTAGggtaaatgaaaatgttctaaaatttaataGTGATAATGATCACACATTtcttgaatatactaaaaatcctgaactgtacattttaaaagggtAAGTTAAGGCATGTGAATTTTATTTCGATAAAGCTATTATAAAAATATCAATGTGTTGAAATAGATACTTTTAAATGGTGCTCATGGAACTGTCAATTGGTAAACCCTTTGGTAAAGTTATCTTGTGTACATCATAAGAGTTTTAAAACACTTATTCTCTTTGTCCCAATAATTCACCTTCTAAGATTCCACTCTTAGAAAATAACCAGAGATGGGGTCAAAGATTTATGTGTAAGTATGTTTTTAGCATTACATAATAGGAAATCACAAAACAATGATATCCACTTGTTAGATAATGACTAATTATGATAAAACCACATGATGGGCTATAATACAgagagtaatatttttaaatccactcTTCCATGAAAGCAAGGAGATCACTGTTAAATATAGTAAAAAATCTGAGGAGTGTATTCAGAGAAAATGGCTGAATCTTGGTAAGAAGTGAGCTGtgtaatgttttaattttccctATTTCCCTTCCCCCTGTGCAATTCTGAAGTGGTCTTGAAAACCAACAGCCTTGCAATCAAGGTAGCTGTGAAAACAAGCAGCCTATCAGCCAATGGAGGGAGCTGAGTGGGTTTGGAGCTCCCCCAAGAGCCCCATTCCCCTAACTGATATATCTGACAGTTCCTTGGAAATCCTCACTCTCAGGGCTTGTCTTTATTTGACCTGACACAGAACTTGCTTATTGCTAAAAGCCTTTTCCCCAGAGCACTTGTCAAAAACAATCAATGATGATTGTTTAACATTGAAGCTGCCTGAGGCACCGATAACATTTGGCACAAACAAGAGGCTAACCaaaaatcttaaaaggaaaaaatgcacaTGGGGGATTGTAAAAACTTTGAGACATTCCTGGAAATATAGAAGGTTACATGCATATGCAGGGCTGTGTGCATGCCCAGGAGGGAGCTAAGAAGGCCCTAATCTCTCATCTCTGGCTGACCTTGAAGCTCAGTGtaagcaggaagtgaaggctaaggtAGAGTTGTAAACTGCCAGAGGCCTGAAGGTGCACCCCAACATGGACACATGTTGGCAAAGTCTGGGTGACTTATTGGTTCaaagcatttaaggaaatctctgtccaatCTTTGACTGACCTTTAGGCTAAGTGAACAGAGATCCCTAGTTACACAAAAATTATACATTCCTAGAGCCAATTAATCCCTAAAAGTATTTTCGAAAGCTGGTTACTTGTATAAAAGTACCACAATTACAAACAGATTATCATAACAAATTATCTTCTCttgttatgaaaatgaaaaggctTTCTCCCCTTATGGATACATAGACCCATAAAGAACTGGCAAAGGCAAATACAGAGTATAAGACAAATAACTTGGAGGATTTTATCagcaatcagaaaagaaaaaagcggTCGTACAGGACCAGCTATTGAGCTGGCTAAACTGAACCAGTGGCTGAAAAGCACGTGTCTCAAATATTAGGAAATAGATCAATTTCTAAGGCAAACAAGTAAAAATACAAGTATAAAGAAACAACTCAATTTCCTTTGGCTTTCATTTGACAGGGACCCATGGTTAGTTCATAAAAACCAGTCACCCCAAAGTATTGTCATGTTAAGAAAACTTCTCCCCCTCTTTTCTTATATACTTTGACAATGCAGAACCAGACTTGGTGAGGAAGTATAATAGGAGCTCAAGAATCAAGGAGCTTACTTTTGCCACACAATGACACTCACCAGAGAAGGCAAACCAGAACTCAAGAGGTCCAGATGAGGTGTACGCTCAAGCTGCATGTTTCTGTAGGCTGAATGGATTCAGGTGAGCAGATCTCAGGGGATCCTCCAGAAGTATCTGTCAAAGAATAATTCAGAGACTGACTTTAGTTAAAAGTCCAGCTGAAACTTTCTGGTATACAAGGGAGATGAAGCATGTATAAATGTCACTAAATAAAGGCAaggttaataaaattaaaaattgcagaCCATCTGTGGATAGAGATTGCCACCCCTGTGCTTTTTTGTCTTTGGGTAAGCTGACTGGCTGAAAACTATCAAAGAAGGTAGTTTGCCTTGGTGCAGATTGATACATTTAACAGGGAAGGCAATTTTATGTGTTTTCCAAGAAAGCTTGTGATTTCAGCTGTGAAATAAACGTTGTATGTCCACCTCTGTGAATGGAGACTCATGCCCTTTCGTTGGTGCCTGTGCCTTCGTTAGGCCAGGGTGGTATTTCTTCCCTCAGTGAAATTCCCATGGTATGATGGTTAAAAGGATGGGCCATGAGCCTATTAGACCAGACCTGTCATTTTCTTACCTGGGCAACAGCGAATATAAatttcctcatgtaaaaatggAGATAGTAATATCCATCTTATAGCAACATTTGTAGGATTAAATCAGATAATGCTTGTAACAGGCTTAAAATAGTGTCTCCCATACAAAAAGCACTCAGCAAATTGTGGCCTTTATTATATATTATGGAAATAGCTCACTGCATTAGTCAGGGTCCAATCAGGAGACCAAAACTACACAGTAATTTGAACaggggaagtttaatataaataattattaattatgatGGATGATTACCTACTAAAGGGTAACATGAACCATAAAGAATACAGGAAGAGGAGGTGTAGGGAGTAGCCACTACTCTCTGGCTGAGACAAAGTACCCAAGGAAGGACAAAATCTCAAAGAAGGAACACCCCTGTCTGCCAGGACTGAGCTCTAGACCTTGCTGAAGAGGGGAAGGCCAAGCCTGCTGGACAATAGAGGCTCACTAAGGGTCATACTGGTGAAGCTCAATGGGAATCTGCCCTCCAGGGTGCCAGGGAGGGCTGTCCATGGGAGATGCTGCAATTCTGAACCCCTGGGAATCCACCCACAGGGGTGGTGGCACTGTAGCTCGCAAGAGTGATCAGCCCTGGGAATCACCTTAGAAGCAAGCAGAGGAGAGCACCCCAGAACAAGGAAGGTAAGTCCCTTCCCACTGCAGTGGCCCTCTGACCCCTCAGCCGACAAAGCTTAATATTGTGCTACCTGGTGAGCGAGAAATGTTCCACTATCAAAAACTGGGCGGTGAAAGGTGATCTGGTGCTAAGAAGCAATAAGCTGATAACTGGCGCATTCACCAAGAGCATTAACACTGTCCCATAACTCGTTTGTAGTCTACCAATAGTGAGGGACAGACAGCATGATgaaaaattatcacctttcttcCTGAAAAACCACCTTGGATTTGTATCTAAAACTTTACTTAGGTCAGGATTGCTTTATTTCACTAATTGTAATTGCTCGTAGTATGATGGAACCCAcatagttatattttaaaagaatgttggGTAAACAATTGTAATTCTTATACTTTATAAAAAATAACCACTTCAGATTCTCAAATATGAACATATAGTAATATAGACAGCTATTATGACTATTCAGATTTGACTCTTGGAAAACTCCACCAGTATTTGTTTCCAATAACTTTCTGTATGTTTgcttatgattctttttttttaaattcacttttatgccactagtaaaatatttaaaatatttattaaaaataaaaacaaaaaacacaaaaacctttGATGTTATGTTTATAAAGTACTGTCTCCTACATGTAACCTCTTTTCCTGGAGACTCTATAAAATAAGGAACCTGGAGTTGGCAGACTTTGGAATCCATTATCGTTATTCAAAATAGAAGTAACTTTTCTTACAAATACCATTCATCAGAAAAGATAGAATTTGACTCCACATTGCGTTATACAGATTTATTTTCCTGGCTGCTATTTCATTACCATTCATCTAATTACCAATGTCACCTCTTCAAAATGCTGACATTTAGCACCAATCCTCAAGCATGCGACACTTCCATGTAGGTGCATTTATACAGGTGTAGGTGTTGATCATTCCCATGTCTCTTAGAAGAAAAGGGTCATTTCCACACTGTGGCCCACATACTAAAGTAGATGAAAATCCTTAGAACTAGATGAAGCATTGAAGCCAACTGGAGGGTATAGCGAGTCTGGAATCAGAAATTTTTCATCTGAACCTTGTCATTTGGCTAAGCCTATCTTAGCATGTATCAAGCCTATCTCAGCTTATTTCCTCACTTACAAAATCAGTACGGTATTTAACCTCCTGCTTGTTGTGATAACTAAATAGACATGAAGCGAGTCTAATATAGAATCAAGCACATATTAGATTCTTagtaaaaattacaaatatctaATTCTAttataggaactaattataaaaaaTGCTCTTTCTTGCACTAATTGGTAACTTATTTAACTACCTCTGTGTTAATAGTTAATACGGTTACTTATTCAATACCTAACCAAATTGCGGACTTTAAATTTGCCTGTATTGAACAAGTAGCACATGTACTAGGAAAATTCCATGTGGGTATGATATTAAGCAAAAAGGTGTATACTGAATAAACACATTTACAACTTTTTATTATGTGAAATCTACTAGCTCAATTTAGAGCATAGATAAGGTCATTATATCTATAGTTTTTGCTACTCATCAgctgttcattttcatttgctcagAGTAACCAATTTTAAGACGAtaatgaatgcattttatttataatatcttctcctcttcctccatttGTTTGCTTACCCATTTAGCCAACACTTATTGGGCTTTTCCCACATGCCCAGCACAGGGCTAGATGCTGTAgattcagaaagaaataaaacatgaccTCAGGAAACTTACTGTTTAGTAATAGGAGTAGCTATATGAAGCCAATAATTACCAATTTTTCCTGGgaatattgtgctggtttgaagctgttatgtaccccagaaaaggccatgttcttttaatccatgctTGTGGGTGCAGTTCTATTGAGGGTcaaccttttggttaggttgtttccattgagatgtaaCCCAgaccattcaatgtgggtcttaatcctttactggagtcctttatgagaataaaagacaggaaaagctgacagagctgagagagagaaacacctggagagcttggagagaaacacccagagagagctcagagaggagaccactggaaccagaagcagaaagcaatggCACtcgggagtgaaggaccagcagacagtgGCCATGCgcctttccatgtggcagaggaaccccggatgccagcagcctgtcttcagagtccaagtaCCATCCTGTTGATgttttaattgggacattttcatggctttagaatgatcttgtaaactaataaatccccatttaaaagccaacccatttctggtacattgcctTCCGGTagctttggcaaaccaaaacaagtaGTAAAAAAGTCTTCCCCGAAATTAAGACAATTGAGGTAGAccttaaaaaatgagaataagggtaaggacattccaggcagagaagaAAACCTGTGCACAGGTATGAAATCATAAAGACTCTGATGTCATCCAGGAACTAGAAGATGCTCAGTGTGGCTAGAGAACAGGCTGCCTGGTAGGAAGAGATGAGCTGAAAATGTTGCACAGAGCAGTATGTAAAGGGCTTGATGTGTACACCAAGGAGTGTAGATTCTACTCTCTTTGCAACAAAAAGCTTTCAGAGATTTTTAGTGGGGAGTGAAATGAGCAAATGTGTGTTTTATAAAGCTCATTCTCAAGCCGGACCTCAGAGGGGCTGCACCTGGCCTTATGGGCTGAGAAGAAGGCCAAGGtaattgcagtgatgaatgctgTGGAAGAAAATCAGGGGCCTGGGGAGTCTCAGAAGGTGGAGGAGGCCAGCCCTCCTGCTGTGCAGCAGCCCACCGACCCTGCATCCCCCACTGTGGCCACCACACCAGAGCCCATGGGGGCCGACGCCGGGGACAAGAACGTCACCAAAGCCGCCGACGATGAGCCGGAGTATGAGGACAGCCGGGGCTTTGGCATTGGGGAGCTGGTGTGGGGGAAACTGCGGGGCTTCTCCTGGTGGCCAGGCCGCATTGTATCTTGGTGGATGACGGGCGGAGCCGAGCAGCTGAAGGCACTCGCTGGGTCATGTGGTTCGGAGACGGCAAGTTCTCAGTGGTGTGTGTTGAGAAGCTGATGCCGCTGAGCTCCTTTTGCAGTGCATTCCACCAGGCCACCTACAACAAGCAGCCCATGTACCGCAAAGCCATCTACGAAGTCCTGCAGGTGGCCAGCAGCCGTGCGGGGAAGCTGTTCCCAGCGTGCCACGACAGCGACGAGAGTGACACTGCCAAGGCTGTGGAGGTGCAGAACAAACAAATGATCGAATGGGCACTTGGGGGCTTCCAGCCCTCTGGCCCCAAGGGTCTGGAGCCCCCAGAAGAGGAGAAGAATCCCTACAAAGAAGTTTACACAGACATGTGGGTTGAACCCGAGGCAGCTGCCTATGCACCACCCCCACCAGCCAAAAAGCCCCGGAAGAGTACAACCGAGAAGCCCAAGGTCAAGGAGATTATTGATGAACACGCAAGAGAGCAGCTGGTGTATGAGGTGTGGCAGAAATGCCGGAACATCGAGGACATTTGCATCTCTTGTGGGAGTCTCAATGTCACCCCGGAGTACCCACTCTTCATCGGGGGAATGTGCCAAAACTTCAAGAACTGCTTCCTGGAGTGTGCGTACCAATACGATGATGACGGCTATCAGTCCTACTGCACCATCTGCTGTGGGGGACGTGAGGTGCTCATGTGTGGGAACAACAACTGCTGCAGGTGCTTTTGTGTGGAGTGTGTGGATCTCTTGGTGGGGCCGGGAGCTGCCCAGGTGGCCATCAAGGAAGACCCCTGGAACTGCTACATGTGTGGGCACAAGGGCCGTACGGGCTGCTGCGGCGGCGGGATGACTGGCCCTCCCGGCTCCAGATGTTCTTCGCCAACAACCATGACCAAGAGTTTGACCCTCCAAAGGTTCACCCACCTGTCCCTGCCGAGAAGAGGAAGCCCATCTGGGTGCTGTCTCTTTTTGATGGAATTGCTACAGGGCTCCTGGTGCCGAAGGACCTGGGCATCCAAGTGGACCGCTACATTGCCTCGGAGGTGTGCGAGGACTCGATCACGGTGGGCATGGTGCGGCACCAGGGCAAGATCATGCACGTCGGGGACGTCCGCAGCGTCACGCAGAAGCATATCCAGGAGTGGGGCCCGTTCGATCTGGTGATTGGGGGCAGTCCCTGCAACGACCTCTCCATTGTCAACCCTGCCCGCAAGGGACTCTACGAGGGCACTGGCCGGCTCTTCTTTGAGTTCTACCGCCTCCTGCATGACGCGCGGCCCAAGGAGGGAGATGACCGCCCCTTCTTCTGGCTTTTTGAGAATGTCGTGGCCATGGGCGTTAGTGACAAGAGGGACATCTCGCGATTTCTCGAGTCCAACCCTGTGATGATCGATGCCAAAGAAGTGTCTGCTGCACACAGAGCCCGCTACTTTTGGGGTAACCTTCCCGGTATGAACAGGCCATTGGCATCCACTGTGAATGATAAGCTGGAGCTACAGGAGTGTCTGGAGCATGGTAGAATAgccaagttcagcaaagtgaggACTATCACTACTAGGTCAAACTCCATAAAGCAGGGTAAAGACCAGCATTTCCCCGTCTTCATGAACGAGAAAGAGGACATCTTATGGTGCACTGAAATGGAAAGGGTGTTCGGTTTCCCTGTCCACTATACGGACGTCTCCAACATGAGCCACTTGGCGAGGCAGAGACTGCTGGGCCGCTCATGGAGTGTGCCCGTCATCCGCCACCTCTTCGCGCCACTGAAGGAGTATTTTGCTTGTGTGTAAGGGACACGAGGGCAGACGGAGGTAGTGACATAAAgttcaaacaaaaaacatgaaaaacacaaaacaaaaaaaacaaaaacaccaagaaCACGAGGATGGAGAGAAGTATCAGcacccagaaaagaaaaaggaatttaaagaCAAAAACTACAAATGCGGAAATACCGGAAGGCTTTGCCTTGCAAAAAAAGGGTTGGACATCATCTCctgattttttcaatgtttaaactatttaaaaacaaaaccgagccccctccctccctacccCCTTTTATTTTTGGTCAAACCTTTTGTTTTCTACTCTTTCCAGAggggttttctgtttgtttggg from Choloepus didactylus isolate mChoDid1 chromosome 12, mChoDid1.pri, whole genome shotgun sequence includes the following:
- the LOC119507094 gene encoding LOW QUALITY PROTEIN: DNA (cytosine-5)-methyltransferase 3A-like (The sequence of the model RefSeq protein was modified relative to this genomic sequence to represent the inferred CDS: inserted 2 bases in 2 codons), with amino-acid sequence MNAVEENQGPGESQKVEEASPPAVQQPTDPASPTVATTPEPMGADAGDKNVTKAADDEPEYEDSRGFGIGELVWGKLRGFSWWPGRIVSWWMXGRSRAAEGTRWVMWFGDGKFSVVCVEKLMPLSSFCSAFHQATYNKQPMYRKAIYEVLQVASSRAGKLFPACHDSDESDTAKAVEVQNKQMIEWALGGFQPSGPKGLEPPEEEKNPYKEVYTDMWVEPEAAAYAPPPPAKKPRKSTTEKPKVKEIIDEHAREQLVYEVWQKCRNIEDICISCGSLNVTPEYPLFIGGMCQNFKNCFLECAYQYDDDGYQSYCTICCGGREVLMCGNNNCCRCFCVECVDLLVGPGAAQVAIKEDPWNCYMCGHKGXYGLLRRRDDWPSRLQMFFANNHDQEFDPPKVHPPVPAEKRKPIWVLSLFDGIATGLLVPKDLGIQVDRYIASEVCEDSITVGMVRHQGKIMHVGDVRSVTQKHIQEWGPFDLVIGGSPCNDLSIVNPARKGLYEGTGRLFFEFYRLLHDARPKEGDDRPFFWLFENVVAMGVSDKRDISRFLESNPVMIDAKEVSAAHRARYFWGNLPGMNRPLASTVNDKLELQECLEHGRIAKFSKVRTITTRSNSIKQGKDQHFPVFMNEKEDILWCTEMERVFGFPVHYTDVSNMSHLARQRLLGRSWSVPVIRHLFAPLKEYFACV